One window of Candidatus Methanomethylicota archaeon genomic DNA carries:
- the thiC gene encoding phosphomethylpyrimidine synthase ThiC — translation MSLIKRAKMGLKDDVVKEVAVNEGVEEEKLLRLIAEGRVIIPRNNVNREMKIIGIGEGLTTKVNVNIGTSNLYVNPEMEVRKAEVAVKFGADTIMDLSTGGNLDEIRRMLMKKAPIPFGTVPIYQAFIEATVRKGAGIHMTEDDIFNTIEKHLKDGVDFMTIHAGITMEIVEKALKTNRITGIVSRGGAMLAAWMIENKRENPLYKNYDYLMELLSKYDAVISLGDALRPGSILDAHDYLQMAEMLTVSRLVEEAWKHNVQVMVEGPGHMPLNQIEANVRLEKQLCKGAPYYVLGPLTTDIGAGYDHIVSAIGAAIAAASGADIICYLTPSEHLGLPDEEDVKEGLIAAKLAAHSGDIVKLGERALKRDLEMSIARANLNWDEMYKLSPDPERAKKLHERFGLKGKVCTMCGEYCVYRILKLKTSI, via the coding sequence ATGAGTTTAATTAAAAGGGCGAAGATGGGATTGAAAGATGATGTTGTCAAGGAGGTAGCAGTTAATGAGGGTGTGGAAGAGGAAAAGTTGTTAAGGCTAATAGCTGAGGGGAGAGTCATAATACCAAGAAACAATGTGAACAGAGAGATGAAGATAATTGGAATAGGGGAAGGTTTAACCACGAAGGTTAATGTTAACATTGGCACATCAAACTTATATGTAAACCCCGAAATGGAGGTTAGAAAGGCTGAGGTAGCTGTAAAATTCGGTGCAGACACAATAATGGATCTAAGCACTGGTGGAAACTTGGATGAAATTAGAAGAATGCTGATGAAGAAAGCACCAATACCATTTGGAACTGTGCCAATATATCAAGCATTCATAGAAGCAACTGTGAGGAAGGGGGCTGGAATACATATGACTGAAGACGACATATTCAACACAATAGAGAAGCATTTGAAAGATGGAGTTGACTTCATGACAATACATGCAGGGATAACCATGGAAATCGTGGAGAAGGCTCTAAAAACCAATAGGATTACTGGAATAGTGAGTAGGGGTGGAGCAATGCTTGCAGCATGGATGATAGAAAATAAACGTGAAAACCCACTATACAAGAATTATGATTATCTAATGGAGTTACTCTCAAAATATGATGCTGTGATAAGTCTTGGAGATGCATTGAGACCTGGATCAATACTGGATGCACATGACTACCTACAAATGGCTGAAATGCTAACTGTATCAAGGCTTGTTGAAGAAGCATGGAAGCATAATGTACAAGTAATGGTTGAGGGACCTGGACATATGCCATTAAATCAAATAGAAGCCAATGTGCGATTGGAAAAGCAACTCTGTAAAGGGGCACCATACTACGTCTTAGGACCACTAACAACGGATATAGGGGCTGGATACGATCACATAGTATCTGCAATAGGGGCGGCAATAGCAGCTGCAAGTGGAGCTGACATAATATGCTACCTAACACCATCAGAACACCTTGGATTACCAGATGAGGAAGATGTGAAGGAAGGGTTGATAGCAGCAAAACTTGCAGCACACTCGGGGGATATAGTTAAACTTGGGGAGAGAGCTTTGAAAAGGGATTTGGAGATGTCCATAGCTAGAGCAAACCTAAATTGGGATGAAATGTATAAACTTTCACCAGACCCTGAAAGGGCTAAGAAACTCCATGAAAGATTCGGTTTGAAGGGGAAGGTATGCACCATGTGTGGGGAATACTGTGTATATAGGATATTGAAGTTGAAAACCTCAATTTAA
- a CDS encoding D-aminoacylase, with protein MMEADILIVGGRVIDGTGGPWYRADIAIKDGKITAIGKIRGADAKRVIDANGLMVAPGFIDMHSHSDYTLMVDGRALSKIMQGVTTEVIGNCGSSAAPLMGILRDRGYEESKRYGLKIEWTKMREYMSKLEESGVSLNVAPLVGYANIRIAVLGYDAREPSKREMEEMKIILEEALNDGAFGMSTGLRYDPQSFAKTEEIIELAKTVSEYGGIYASHIRDEGDRGLVIEAVEEAIRIGREAKVPVEISHLKILAKPLWDKCDEIIRLIDEARGRGVEVTADQYPYEASGTSLMAWIPKWANEGGREKLIERLRDKDLREEIKVELYKTMEYRGGAENAIISRFEPDPSIEGYSIKQVSEKLGLSEDETAIRLVEKALEAKSGIGIINFNQKPENLRKIFSKPWVMVGSDGYALSPTGILAAGIPHPRSYGTFPRAIAKYVKDEKVVSLEECIRKMTSLPANVLGLWSKGLIKVGFDADIVIFDYEKIRDTATYTNPAQYPLGIEYVIVNGKLTVDKGVYTGEKAGKVLRKKGRV; from the coding sequence ATGATGGAAGCAGATATACTCATAGTTGGCGGTAGAGTAATTGATGGAACTGGTGGACCATGGTATAGGGCGGATATAGCAATAAAGGATGGTAAGATAACTGCAATTGGGAAAATTAGGGGGGCGGATGCTAAGAGAGTTATAGATGCCAATGGATTGATGGTTGCACCAGGATTCATAGACATGCACAGCCACTCAGACTACACATTAATGGTTGATGGGAGAGCTTTAAGCAAAATAATGCAAGGTGTAACGACAGAGGTTATAGGGAATTGTGGAAGTTCAGCAGCACCATTAATGGGGATATTAAGGGATAGAGGCTATGAAGAAAGCAAGAGGTATGGATTGAAAATTGAATGGACTAAAATGAGGGAGTATATGAGTAAACTTGAGGAGTCTGGAGTATCATTAAACGTGGCACCACTCGTGGGATACGCAAACATAAGGATAGCAGTTCTAGGCTATGATGCAAGAGAACCATCAAAGAGGGAGATGGAGGAAATGAAGATAATACTCGAAGAAGCATTAAATGATGGTGCATTCGGAATGTCCACGGGATTAAGATACGACCCACAATCCTTCGCAAAAACTGAAGAGATAATTGAATTGGCGAAAACAGTTTCGGAATATGGGGGAATATATGCATCACATATAAGAGATGAAGGTGATAGGGGATTGGTAATCGAAGCAGTGGAGGAAGCTATAAGGATAGGTAGGGAGGCAAAAGTTCCTGTGGAAATATCACACCTAAAAATACTTGCAAAACCACTATGGGATAAATGTGATGAAATAATTAGATTAATTGATGAAGCTAGGGGGAGGGGGGTTGAAGTAACTGCTGATCAATACCCATATGAAGCAAGCGGTACAAGTTTAATGGCATGGATACCGAAATGGGCTAATGAAGGTGGAAGGGAGAAGTTGATTGAAAGATTAAGGGATAAGGATTTGAGGGAGGAGATAAAGGTGGAACTGTACAAGACAATGGAGTATCGTGGAGGAGCTGAAAATGCCATCATAAGCAGATTCGAACCAGATCCATCAATTGAAGGATACTCAATAAAACAGGTCTCTGAAAAACTTGGATTAAGCGAAGATGAAACTGCCATAAGACTTGTGGAGAAAGCCCTTGAAGCTAAAAGCGGAATTGGAATAATAAACTTCAATCAAAAACCGGAGAATCTTAGGAAGATATTTTCAAAACCATGGGTTATGGTTGGATCAGATGGCTACGCACTCTCACCAACTGGAATACTGGCCGCTGGAATACCTCATCCAAGAAGTTATGGGACATTCCCAAGAGCAATAGCGAAATATGTGAAAGATGAAAAGGTTGTGTCATTGGAGGAATGTATAAGGAAGATGACATCACTACCAGCAAACGTTCTAGGATTATGGAGTAAAGGTTTGATAAAAGTTGGATTTGACGCCGATATAGTGATATTTGACTATGAGAAGATAAGGGATACAGCCACATATACGAATCCAGCACAATACCCCCTTGGCATAGAGTACGTAATAGTTAATGGGAAACTAACTGTGGATAAAGGTGTATATACTGGGGAGAAGGCGGGTAAAGTTTTAAGGAAAAAGGGGAGGGTTTAG
- a CDS encoding TRAP transporter fused permease subunit, with the protein MNKHKFLDYIILGLEIFLLIILIYYYATGYGGSMLLAVFTVPLIFALHTLYSLKENKLYPRLGVKVNYIVGVIYVVLSIIISIYLVVNFDDLRYVRWGSPNTTDYIIGTIALLFIMEYTRRKHIAIFVLNVFLMFYALYGWLFPDIFRHPGVGIRVLIRSLTVDFETGIFERLPQLALTVIGVFMLFSSISYGFGLLNSLINVIMSKLGRRPSTIPMACVINSITIGLPSSSIAANVAVSGSYTIPLMKKIGIPSKYAGVVEAASSVAAQLSPPLMGAAAFIMAEYLRVSYFDVCLRGWILLFIYVVGLLFIVYLLTRRYVIREVAVTASFAYKRSDVINTMIFFFGIALITYLMWIGISPIVAGFVSSVLLLIIVLIDTIVLSILQKSSLKDILKELYDKFVFSIHNFMSDLVDLTLLLSTLGIMTEAMTITGVPPKIGLILMEIGGANVILTVTIAFILGYILGLGLPPTPTYLLTAILVAPYLIKLGFDPWAVHYFAFFMALFSELSPPTSLAAAVASKISGAGFMETLIELMKICTPLFILMFGILVEQPAVSEVSWLTLISVVIITVSIIAFSLGLFGKFGGKQSIDILLRGLLIISSITIFYPHIAIRIPSLILIIGLAYIYFKRSKLRA; encoded by the coding sequence TTGAATAAACATAAATTCCTTGATTACATAATTTTAGGTCTTGAAATATTCCTTTTAATTATTCTCATCTACTATTACGCTACTGGATATGGGGGGTCTATGCTTTTAGCAGTATTTACCGTTCCACTGATATTTGCACTACATACACTTTACTCACTTAAGGAGAATAAGCTTTACCCCAGATTAGGTGTTAAAGTGAATTACATAGTTGGGGTGATATACGTTGTATTAAGCATAATAATTTCAATATATTTAGTTGTGAATTTTGATGATCTAAGATATGTGAGATGGGGGTCTCCCAACACCACCGATTACATTATCGGTACAATAGCTTTACTCTTTATCATGGAGTATACTAGGAGGAAGCATATCGCCATATTTGTATTAAACGTTTTCTTGATGTTCTATGCACTTTATGGGTGGTTGTTTCCAGACATTTTTAGACATCCAGGGGTTGGTATACGTGTGCTCATAAGATCCTTAACTGTGGATTTTGAAACTGGCATTTTTGAAAGGTTACCTCAACTTGCGTTAACCGTTATTGGCGTATTTATGCTCTTCTCATCCATTTCCTATGGTTTCGGCCTCTTAAACTCTCTAATTAATGTAATTATGAGTAAGCTTGGTAGGAGGCCTTCAACAATACCAATGGCGTGTGTTATAAATTCAATAACCATCGGCTTACCATCCAGTAGTATAGCTGCCAATGTTGCGGTAAGCGGATCCTACACTATTCCATTGATGAAAAAGATAGGTATTCCAAGCAAATATGCTGGTGTTGTGGAGGCTGCTTCCAGTGTGGCAGCACAATTATCACCTCCATTGATGGGTGCAGCTGCATTTATTATGGCTGAATACTTGAGGGTTTCATATTTTGATGTATGCTTGAGAGGGTGGATTTTGCTATTCATATACGTTGTTGGCTTGCTATTCATTGTATACCTATTAACTAGGAGGTACGTCATCAGAGAAGTGGCTGTAACTGCCAGTTTCGCTTATAAGAGGAGCGATGTAATTAACACCATGATCTTCTTCTTCGGCATTGCACTTATCACATATCTTATGTGGATCGGTATATCACCAATAGTTGCCGGCTTCGTATCGTCAGTATTACTATTAATCATAGTATTAATAGACACCATTGTCCTCTCAATTCTACAGAAGAGTTCTCTTAAAGATATTTTGAAAGAGCTATATGATAAGTTTGTATTTTCTATACATAATTTTATGTCTGATCTAGTCGATTTGACTCTACTTCTATCAACTCTTGGAATTATGACTGAAGCTATGACAATTACGGGGGTCCCTCCGAAAATAGGCCTCATACTCATGGAGATTGGGGGTGCAAATGTAATTCTCACAGTAACTATAGCTTTTATTCTTGGATACATTTTGGGTTTGGGGTTACCACCAACACCCACATATCTACTTACAGCTATACTTGTGGCGCCATACTTGATTAAGTTGGGTTTTGATCCTTGGGCAGTACATTACTTTGCATTCTTCATGGCCCTCTTCTCTGAACTTTCACCACCAACTTCACTGGCTGCGGCTGTGGCATCTAAGATATCTGGTGCAGGGTTTATGGAGACATTAATTGAATTGATGAAGATTTGTACACCCCTCTTCATTTTAATGTTTGGAATATTAGTGGAGCAGCCAGCAGTATCTGAGGTATCCTGGTTAACCTTAATTTCGGTGGTCATAATCACTGTTAGCATAATTGCATTCTCACTTGGACTTTTCGGCAAATTCGGTGGAAAGCAGTCTATAGACATATTGTTGAGGGGGCTTCTCATAATATCTTCCATAACCATATTCTACCCACACATTGCAATACGCATTCCATCTCTCATCTTGATAATAGGCTTAGCCTACATCTATTTCAAACGCTCGAAGCTTCGAGCATAA
- a CDS encoding dipeptidase — protein MIEIRKELLDEAKAIHKESIIIDGHCDTILQMLPRMWGPDREPRSILVRSDRGHVDLPRLMEAHVTCQFFAVYTEPIYKPLKATARALEMMATFYEEVEKSEGKIIIVNNSKEIYEAKRDGKLAALISMEGGEPIQHNPIILRMFHKLGLRALSLTWNERNMLADGVGESRAQSRLTELGLKALEEAKKLKILIDVSHLSDSCFWDLVENFKNPIIASHSNARAICNHRRNLTDEQLKAIAERDGVVGVNFSPSFIVSEGKATIEDLIKHIDHMANVIGVKYVGLGSDYDGISSTPIGLEDVSKLPNLTAKLLEHGYSKEDVKKILGENFLRVISGVMG, from the coding sequence TTGATTGAAATTAGGAAGGAATTATTGGATGAAGCTAAAGCCATACATAAAGAATCAATAATAATAGATGGCCACTGCGACACAATACTACAAATGCTCCCAAGAATGTGGGGACCAGACCGAGAGCCTAGAAGCATACTAGTTAGAAGTGATAGGGGGCATGTTGACCTACCAAGATTAATGGAAGCCCACGTTACATGCCAATTCTTCGCAGTATACACTGAACCAATATATAAACCCCTAAAAGCCACTGCAAGAGCTTTAGAAATGATGGCTACATTTTATGAGGAAGTGGAGAAATCTGAGGGGAAGATAATAATAGTGAATAATTCGAAGGAAATTTATGAGGCAAAGAGAGATGGGAAACTTGCAGCATTAATATCCATGGAAGGTGGAGAACCAATACAACACAACCCAATAATATTGAGAATGTTCCATAAACTTGGGTTAAGAGCCTTATCACTAACATGGAATGAGAGGAATATGCTTGCAGATGGTGTTGGAGAATCGAGGGCTCAAAGCAGGTTAACCGAACTGGGATTGAAAGCTTTGGAAGAAGCTAAAAAGTTAAAGATCCTAATAGACGTATCACATCTAAGCGATTCATGCTTCTGGGATCTGGTGGAAAACTTCAAAAACCCAATAATAGCTTCACACTCCAATGCAAGGGCAATATGCAACCATAGGAGGAACCTCACAGATGAACAATTAAAGGCTATAGCTGAAAGAGATGGGGTTGTTGGGGTAAACTTTTCACCATCATTCATAGTAAGTGAAGGTAAAGCAACCATAGAAGACCTCATAAAACACATAGACCACATGGCCAACGTGATTGGAGTGAAATATGTGGGGCTTGGATCAGATTACGATGGAATATCCTCAACGCCAATAGGACTTGAAGATGTAAGCAAACTACCAAATCTAACAGCAAAATTGCTGGAACATGGATATAGCAAGGAGGATGTGAAAAAGATCCTTGGAGAAAACTTCCTAAGAGTTATAAGTGGGGTTATGGGATGA
- a CDS encoding potassium channel protein produces MCAHKSHNIWGRRPRPVKDVLIDMKNSCGLMLDLAYASLFLNDEDLAEEVLEIERDIDSLLYEIWASASLAVRDVEDAEALAGIMKLAISIDGISNAVADIVNVIRLKLGLPSQLKEALSKIEPQYRRITVVKGSPIVGKRLGELGLDVNMGVYVLAIRRGAKIIIDPEDSETIFEGDILIVRGPIDGLNDLSRIASGEVKDLKEVFGDEF; encoded by the coding sequence ATGTGTGCACATAAATCCCATAATATTTGGGGTCGTAGACCCCGCCCAGTGAAGGATGTTTTGATTGATATGAAGAATTCATGTGGGTTGATGTTGGATTTAGCTTATGCATCACTATTCTTGAATGATGAGGATCTGGCGGAGGAGGTTTTGGAGATTGAGAGGGATATAGATTCACTTTTATATGAGATTTGGGCCAGTGCATCCCTTGCTGTTAGGGATGTGGAGGATGCTGAGGCTTTGGCTGGTATAATGAAGCTTGCAATATCCATTGATGGCATTTCAAATGCAGTTGCTGATATTGTGAATGTTATTAGGCTTAAGCTTGGATTGCCCAGCCAACTTAAGGAAGCATTATCTAAAATTGAACCACAATATAGACGCATCACTGTAGTTAAGGGGTCGCCTATTGTTGGTAAGAGGCTTGGTGAACTTGGACTTGATGTTAATATGGGGGTGTACGTGTTGGCTATTAGGCGTGGAGCTAAGATTATAATAGATCCAGAGGATAGTGAAACCATATTTGAGGGGGATATCCTAATAGTTAGAGGTCCAATCGATGGTTTAAATGATTTAAGTAGGATTGCTTCTGGTGAAGTTAAGGATTTGAAGGAGGTTTTCGGGGATGAGTTTTAA
- a CDS encoding magnesium transporter: MSIAGGFDGYGATLRLNQRILWKSFLQCTFALSFSSGGLLSGRVVSGLSPIMALHHWVVALYPVVLTVRGDVSGVFTGNLTTMLNVGRVKASWRGNTVDFYSLVRASILLAYIDASLIGLLAFLVNLVFGQVSVESLSQFMSSSLFTCVLATFISLPLNCYTAFLSFRRGLDPDVIAYPVVGILNDFLVSLCYSASVTMILGGQLILVLIAALLFIVIPLLALITWYYRVDRFVKTYRVVVREAVPVGFVCSFDGVINGLLLANFIENIVHHPEILMIYPVLLNAIGGVGSSFGSVTTTKLALGYLDSKISSIHVMSNEFFGMLLSASFMGVIYSLLGYGLATLTGLVPILLSMILLSILVMFIGSIVIMVVSYVVGVYAYGRGWDPDNFVIPLETSIADLFGAMLVIFLSLIVYP; this comes from the coding sequence TTGAGCATTGCTGGAGGTTTTGATGGTTATGGGGCAACATTGAGGTTGAATCAGAGGATTCTTTGGAAAAGTTTTCTGCAATGTACCTTTGCTTTATCCTTTAGTAGTGGAGGTCTTCTTTCAGGTAGGGTGGTTTCAGGACTAAGTCCAATAATGGCTTTGCATCATTGGGTTGTAGCTTTATATCCAGTTGTTTTGACTGTTAGGGGTGATGTAAGTGGTGTTTTCACTGGTAATTTGACAACAATGCTTAATGTTGGTAGAGTTAAAGCTTCTTGGAGGGGTAATACTGTCGATTTCTACTCTCTGGTTAGGGCTTCCATCTTGTTAGCATATATCGATGCATCTTTGATTGGTTTATTGGCGTTTCTGGTCAACCTCGTTTTTGGGCAGGTTTCAGTGGAGAGTTTATCGCAATTCATGTCTTCAAGCCTCTTCACTTGTGTCTTGGCAACATTCATATCCCTCCCACTCAATTGTTATACTGCGTTTCTAAGTTTTAGGAGGGGGTTGGATCCAGATGTTATAGCATATCCGGTTGTGGGTATTTTAAATGATTTCCTAGTCTCCCTATGCTATAGTGCTTCTGTAACTATGATACTCGGTGGTCAACTCATCCTTGTGCTCATCGCTGCTCTTCTCTTCATAGTGATACCATTGCTTGCTCTAATAACATGGTATTATAGGGTTGATAGGTTTGTGAAAACTTATAGGGTTGTGGTTAGGGAGGCTGTTCCAGTGGGTTTTGTATGTAGTTTTGATGGTGTGATCAACGGCCTTCTACTTGCAAATTTCATTGAGAACATTGTTCATCACCCTGAAATTCTCATGATATACCCTGTCTTGTTGAATGCTATTGGGGGTGTTGGTTCATCCTTTGGTAGTGTTACTACAACTAAACTTGCCCTTGGATACTTGGATTCCAAGATATCCTCCATACATGTAATGTCTAACGAGTTCTTTGGCATGCTCCTCTCAGCTTCATTTATGGGTGTAATTTATAGCCTGCTCGGATATGGTTTGGCAACTTTAACTGGGCTTGTCCCAATACTTTTGAGCATGATCCTACTATCCATATTGGTTATGTTTATAGGTTCCATAGTCATAATGGTTGTTTCCTATGTTGTTGGTGTGTATGCTTATGGTAGGGGTTGGGATCCCGATAACTTCGTAATCCCACTCGAAACTTCCATTGCAGACCTCTTTGGAGCTATGCTGGTAATATTTTTGAGCTTGATAGTTTACCCATAA
- a CDS encoding S9 family peptidase — protein sequence MPKKIGFEDFTKISMISEPTFSPDASKVIFTLTKPSLDENDYISKLWITDVESGEVYAYTNGPKDGRASWSPSGRFIAFTSRRTLRKDEPGVEVWLGRIDGGEFRMLLKRKLPITKLQWIDDRKLLFLGAFGDVQEDVKVIDRINFWFNGRGFIHTIRNHIFMVDVFSESVEQLTSGEFDVNFMSLSNSRDKLAYIATLNDLKPYINDIFILDLKTGKSELLTSSSMSISSLSWSPDDSKIVFRGHDLKRGSVSHSRLYLLNLKDKSIRLLTGNLNLNISNSLNSDVRGGEVNVGPKWVEDKVYFVVHEGGSANLYSINVNDGSLSPVTFGYRSVEGFDVASKSGEHLLVFTSMTDTYPIELYLIRGGKEIQLTNFNLDFVREFSISKPEHFSFTASDGAEIDGWIMKPLDFDPSKKYPAILYIHGGPKTAYGASFIHEFQVYAARGYVVIYTNPRGSDGYSEDFADIRGHYGERDYADIMESLNYVLTNYPYIDSSRIGVAGGSYGGFMTNWIVTHTDVFKAAVSMRGISNWLSFYGTSDIGYRFALDHILGDLSAKPITPESVNKFLEKSPLMYCENVKTPILILHSLEDYRCHYVEAMQFFIALKQLGKEARMVLVPGENHDLSRSGKPKHRVERLKIIVDWFDKHLKQ from the coding sequence ATGCCTAAGAAGATTGGATTTGAAGACTTCACTAAAATTTCAATGATTTCAGAACCAACATTCTCTCCAGATGCATCGAAAGTGATCTTTACATTGACTAAACCAAGCTTAGATGAAAATGATTACATATCTAAATTGTGGATTACAGATGTTGAAAGTGGGGAGGTTTACGCATATACTAATGGTCCTAAAGATGGTAGAGCTTCTTGGAGCCCCTCTGGAAGATTCATTGCATTTACTTCTAGGAGGACTTTAAGGAAGGATGAGCCTGGAGTGGAGGTTTGGTTGGGTAGAATTGATGGTGGAGAATTTAGAATGCTATTAAAACGCAAATTGCCCATAACCAAGCTTCAATGGATTGATGATCGTAAATTGCTCTTCCTCGGAGCTTTTGGAGATGTTCAAGAAGATGTTAAGGTTATTGATAGAATAAACTTCTGGTTTAATGGTAGAGGCTTCATACACACCATTAGAAATCACATCTTCATGGTTGATGTCTTTAGTGAAAGTGTTGAGCAATTAACTTCCGGCGAATTTGATGTAAACTTCATGTCTCTAAGCAATTCTAGAGATAAGTTGGCATATATAGCCACCCTAAATGATCTTAAACCATACATAAATGACATCTTCATACTAGATTTAAAGACTGGTAAGAGTGAGCTTCTAACCTCCTCAAGTATGAGTATTAGTAGCCTTAGTTGGAGTCCTGATGATTCTAAGATTGTTTTTAGAGGGCATGATTTGAAGAGAGGATCGGTTTCACATAGCAGGCTTTATTTGCTTAACCTTAAAGACAAATCTATCAGACTATTAACTGGCAACTTGAATCTAAACATAAGCAACTCATTGAATTCCGATGTGAGGGGTGGTGAGGTTAATGTGGGGCCTAAATGGGTTGAAGACAAAGTCTACTTTGTTGTTCATGAGGGTGGTTCAGCAAATCTCTATTCCATCAATGTTAATGATGGATCATTAAGCCCGGTAACTTTTGGTTATAGGAGTGTTGAAGGTTTTGATGTCGCTAGCAAAAGCGGTGAACATTTGTTGGTTTTCACATCAATGACGGACACTTATCCAATAGAGCTCTACTTAATACGTGGAGGCAAAGAAATCCAATTAACAAACTTCAATCTAGATTTTGTAAGGGAATTCTCAATATCTAAACCTGAACACTTCAGTTTCACAGCTAGTGATGGAGCTGAGATTGATGGTTGGATAATGAAGCCATTGGATTTTGATCCCAGTAAGAAGTATCCCGCAATACTTTACATTCATGGTGGACCTAAAACGGCTTATGGTGCATCATTTATACATGAATTTCAAGTTTATGCGGCTAGAGGCTACGTCGTCATATACACTAATCCCCGTGGTAGTGATGGATATTCTGAGGATTTCGCTGATATACGTGGACATTATGGTGAGAGGGATTATGCTGACATAATGGAGTCATTGAATTACGTTTTAACAAACTATCCATACATAGATTCCTCAAGGATTGGCGTTGCAGGTGGATCTTATGGTGGCTTTATGACCAATTGGATAGTTACACATACTGATGTGTTTAAAGCTGCCGTTAGTATGCGTGGGATATCCAATTGGCTTAGCTTCTATGGTACAAGCGATATTGGTTATAGATTTGCATTAGACCATATCCTCGGCGATCTATCAGCTAAGCCCATAACCCCTGAGAGCGTTAACAAGTTTCTCGAGAAGTCTCCATTAATGTATTGTGAAAATGTGAAAACGCCAATACTAATATTGCATAGCCTAGAAGATTACAGGTGTCATTATGTTGAGGCCATGCAATTCTTCATTGCTTTGAAGCAGTTGGGTAAGGAGGCTAGAATGGTTTTAGTTCCAGGTGAAAATCACGATTTATCTAGGAGTGGTAAGCCTAAGCATAGGGTTGAAAGGTTAAAAATAATTGTGGATTGGTTTGATAAGCACTTGAAACAATAA
- the thyX gene encoding FAD-dependent thymidylate synthase: MRVVLIAHTPNPERVVAAAIRQCRSSVGADKILSELSDEDVKRLIRNCIEMGHLSPIEHASFTFLIEGISRVTSHQLVRHRIASYSQQSQRAVKINPKNFVIPPSIESNPEAKKIFMEALNQCMEAYEKLLSLGIDKEDARYIVPQAVGTSIVVTMNARELLHFFSLRLMVDAQWEIREMAKLMLREVLKVAPTIFEKFKNYA; the protein is encoded by the coding sequence TTGAGGGTAGTACTGATAGCTCATACCCCTAATCCTGAGAGGGTTGTGGCTGCAGCTATTAGGCAGTGTAGGAGTAGTGTTGGTGCTGACAAGATACTTTCGGAATTAAGTGATGAGGATGTTAAGCGGCTTATAAGGAATTGCATTGAAATGGGTCATTTAAGCCCAATCGAACATGCATCATTCACATTTCTAATTGAAGGTATATCTAGGGTTACCTCCCATCAGCTTGTTAGGCATAGGATTGCATCATATAGTCAGCAGAGTCAGAGGGCTGTTAAAATAAACCCGAAAAATTTCGTTATTCCACCATCAATTGAAAGTAATCCTGAAGCTAAGAAGATATTCATGGAAGCATTAAATCAATGCATGGAAGCTTATGAGAAGCTTCTAAGTCTAGGTATCGATAAGGAGGATGCAAGATACATTGTCCCGCAAGCAGTGGGGACATCAATAGTGGTTACAATGAATGCTAGGGAATTGCTCCACTTCTTCAGTTTGAGGTTGATGGTGGATGCGCAGTGGGAGATTAGGGAGATGGCTAAGTTAATGTTGAGGGAAGTTTTAAAGGTAGCACCAACAATATTTGAGAAATTCAAAAACTATGCCTGA